The following coding sequences are from one Spea bombifrons isolate aSpeBom1 chromosome 13, aSpeBom1.2.pri, whole genome shotgun sequence window:
- the LOC128471787 gene encoding E3 ubiquitin-protein ligase RNF182-like — protein sequence MSSCDGDALEPLLGALELECKICYNGFDTKQHRPKVLGCDHRVCARCLRKMVSTWGSGPPTTLSCPFCRQETSLPEDLQLLPDDSCLLSKLSCQEWTRRRGCSVAPEVLLSPGDLCRGANSSECLVITIMEVSEEPPGPGEDITILDILSVKFSSSLAWLPSSCVPHPCCPCRPVPRVLLGFLCLVYFSSLPLGVYLLMIQQLPLGIVLVSLVPCTLVLCLLCQCLCHELAASLSD from the coding sequence ATGTCTAGTTGTGATGGGGACGCCTTGGAGCCACTACTGGGTGCCTTGGAGCTGGAGTGCAAAATTTGTTACAATGGTTTTGACACAAAACAACATCGCCCTAAAGTGCTAGGGTGTGACCATCGCGTGTGTGCCCGTTGCCTCAGGAAGATGGTATCTACCTGGGGCTCAGGTCCCCCAACCACCCTCAGCTGCCCTTTCTGCAGACAGGAGACTTCATTACCTGAAGACCTACAGCTGTTGCCCGATGACAGCTGTCTGCTATCCAAACTCAGCTGTCAAGAGTGGACACGGAGGCGTGGTTGCTCTGTGGCACCCGAAGTGCTCTTAAGTCCTGGAGATCTCTGTCGAGGGGCTAACTCCTCGGAATGCTTGGTTATCACTATCATGGAGGTGTCGGAGGAGCCACCAGGGCCTGGTGAGGACATAACAATACTAGACATTTTGAGTGTGAAGTTCTCATCAAGTCTGGCATGGCTACCAAGTTCCTGTGTCCCTCACCCTTGCTGCCCTTGCAGGCCTGTGCCACGTGTCCTACTGGGATTCCTGTGCCTTGTGTATTTTAGCTCACTGCCCCTTGGTGTCTATCTTCTTATGATCCAGCAACTGCCTCTTGGCATTGTGTTGGTCAGCTTAGTGCCATGTACCCTTGTACTCTGTCTGTTGTGCCAGTGTTTGTGCCATGAGCTAGCAGCAAGTCTATCCGACTAA